Within Deinococcus actinosclerus, the genomic segment TCGCTGCCGCGCCTGACCGCACCCTGGACCCGACCCGGCCCGCGTGGGTGCAGGGCGGGCTGCCGTGGCGCGCGCTGTGGTACTCGTTCGGGCCGTTGGAGGCGTACACCCGCACCGGTCAGTACGGGCGGGTGCTGACCCTGACGGGCGCGGTGCTGCGCTCGGTGCCCACGCACGAGGAAGCGCACTACTGGCGCGCGCGGGCCCTGACCGGATTGGGCCGCACCGCCGAAGCGCAGGCCGCGTACCGCGAGGCGCTGCGCCTGCGCCCCGGCTACGCGGAGGCGAGACAGGGGCTCACGGCTGTTCAGCCATAGCCTGCCCTACGCTATGAAGAATGGCTGACCCTGAATCTGTGCAGGTCTATGCGCTGCTGGGATCGCTCAACGTACTTGAGCACATCCATATCGCTGCACTTGATCTCCGGCAGTTGGGAGTGGATGAGGTCGTTTCCGTGCCAATTACCGTCCGGAACTGCCAAATCGAATCGCTTGATGCGTCCTTCCTGACGTTCAGGGAGTCTGTCGTATTCGATGACTGTCACTTCGGGAGCGTGTTCTGCGTCTCTACCTATTTCATGGGTGGTGCCCGGTTTACCCGCTGCACGTTCGACGGACACGTGACGTTCGAGTGCGGTGGGCATAACCAGCCTCCGGCTGCTTTCAGTCTGGAGGAGTGCAGCTTCCACGAGTTCGTCAACTTTTTCGACTGCTGGTATCCGGGCCCCGTGGTGGTGGCGGGGTGCCGTTTCCACGCTGGAAGTAATCTGCTCGGCAATGTCGGGCAGCCCTTTGAAGCGTCCTTCGCAGTGCCGCCAATGGTTGTGGACACTATCGACGCAATTGATCTGAATGGCGGTTGAAAGCCAGCCGTCCAACGAGAGGTCAACCACTCAGCCGGGGAAGTTCAGCAGGACGTGTTCGGCGCTGAAGCCGGGGCCCATGGCGCTCAGGAGGGCGCGGCCCTGCGGGTGGGCGCGCAGGGTTTCTTGCAGCACGAACAGGACGGTGACGCTGCTCATGTTGCCGTAGTGGCGCAGGACGTGGCGGCTGGCGTCGAGCGCTCCGGCGGGGAGGTTCAGGGCCTCCTCGTAGGCGCTGAGGACTTTCACGCCGCCGGGGTGGACGACGTACGTGCTGACCTGCGTGTGGCACCAGCCGTGCGCGCTCAGGGCGGCCTGCACGTTCCCCTGCATCATGCCGCGCACCAGGGTGGGGATGTCGCGGCTGAAGCGGACTTTCAGGCCCTCGTCCACGACGTCCCAGCCCATGATGTCCTCGCTGTCCTCGATCAGGGTGGAGTACGCGCCGCACAGTTCCGCCAGGGGGGCGGGGCCGGGCTCGTCGGGGTGGGTGAGGACGGCAGCGGCGCCTCCGTCGGAGAACAGGGCCGTGCCGACGAAGTTGCTCTTGGTCTCGTCGCCGTGCACGAGGGTCAGGCTGCACAGTTCCACCGCGACGTACAGAATGCGGCGGTACCCGGCGCGGACGAGGTCGGCGGCGCGGGCCAGGCCGCTGGCGCCCCCGGCGCAGCCCAGGCCCCACACGGGCAGCCGCGCGGCGTGCCGGTTGATGCCCAGGTGCTCGATCAGGTCGGCGTCGAGGCTGGGGGCGCTGATGCCGCTGGTGTTCACGACGACCACGGCGTCCACGTCGGCCGCTTCGATCTGCGCGGCGTCCAGCGCCTCCCTGGCCAGCCTACGGGTCAGGGCGCGGGCCTCCTGCACGAAGACGGCGTTCTTCTCGCCGAAGCCGCGCGGGGTGAGGTACCACTCGAGTGGGCGGGCCAGGGCGCGCGTGTCGATCATGGCGTTCGTGAAGACGTCCAGCAGCTGGGGGCGGGCCGCCATGCGCGGGAAGAGGGTGCGGGCGGCCTCCTGCACCTGCGTCTGCGGCGTCAGGTGTGGGGGCGTGCCCGTCACGAGGGCGCGCAGCTGGGGGGTCAGGGGCATGCGCCGCATTCTGCGCGCCGCGCGGGACAGCCTGTCAGGGGAAAGCCACGGTTGGGGGTTCAGCAAACGTCCATGCACGGCTCACCGCGCCTCACCGTCATGGGAGAGGTGGGCGCGGTGAGGGAGGAACACGGCGGGGTCAGTTCTGCTGTTTCTCCCATTCCTGACGGCCGACCTCGTCCAGCGCGCGGAAGTCCTCGTCGGTCAGGGTGAGGCGGGCGGCGGCGACGTTCTCCTCCAGGTGTTTGACCTTGCCGGTGCCGGGGATGGGCAGCATGACGGGGCTGCGCCTCAGGACCCAGGCCAGCGCCACCTGGGACGGCGTGGCGCCCAGGCGGGCGGCGATCTCGGTCAGGACGCTGCCTTCCCTGGCGAGATTCCCGGCGGCCAGCGGGAACCAGGGGATGAACCCGATGTGCTCGCGCTCGCAATAGTCCAGCACGTCCTCGCTCTTGCGGTTGGCGAGGTTGTAGAGGTTCTGCACGGTCGCGACCGGGAAGACGGCGCGGGCGGCCTCGATCTCCTCGACGCTGACCTCCGAGAGGCCCGCGTGGCGGATGACGCCCTCGTCCATGAGTTCCCTGATCGCGCCGAACTGCTCGTCGCGCGGCACGTTCGGGTCGATGCGGTGCAGCTGCCACAGGTCGATGCGGTCCACGCCCAGGCGGCGCCGGGAGATGTGCGCCTGCTGCTTGAGGTACTCGGGGCGGCCCACCGGAATCCACACGTTCGGGCCGGTGCGGGTCAGGCCGCCTTTGGTGGCGATCACGACCGTGTCGTAGGGGTGCAGCGCCTCGCGGATGAGTTCCTCGCTGACGGCCGGGCCGTAGCTGTCGGCGGTGTCGATGAGGTTCACGCCGAGTTCCGGCAGGCGGCGCAGGGTGGTCAGGGCGCCCTCGCGGTCGGCGTGGTCGCCCCACACGCCGTCGCCGGTGATGCGCATGGCGCCGAAGCCCAGGCGGGTGACGGTCAGGTCGCCGCCGATCTCGAAGGTGCCGCTCGGGGCGGCACTGGGGGTGCTGCTGTGGGTGGTGTCGGTCATGGTGGTGCCCTCCAGGGAGGCATTGTGCGCCGAGTGCCCGCCCGGGCGCGTGGCAGTTTCCTCAAGGGAGGGTAAAGTCATACGGACTCCGACCGAATGGCCTGCAAAGCCGTTCAATCCGGGCGGACGCGACTCGTGGAGCTGCGCAGCAGAAGAGGAGAAAAACGGGTTCCGGGCGTGGAGTTGGCGACCCGGGCTGTCAACAAAACAGACGGAATCCGGATCACTCCCGTTCGGGCTGCTCGCAGGTGTCGCGGTACACGAACTGCTCCAGGCGTTTGCGGTGGCGGCTGCTCCAGTCGATGCTGGGCCGCGCCTGATCGGGCGGCAGGTAACCGAGGCGGTACACGGCCATGAGTTCCAGGTCGCCGGGGACGCGCAGCAGGTCCTGGATGGCCTGCCAGTGGCGGGGGATCTCCATGGGCGTGCTGACGAACTGGATGCCCATGCCCAGCGCGCCCACCGCGTTCCAGATGTTCTCCATGGCGGCGCCCATCCCGAAGACCGAGTAGAAGCCCGACAGTTCGCCGGGGCGGTACTCGCCCTTGTCGAGCAGGACGGCCAGCAGCAGCGGGCTGCCCGCCACGAGCTTGCGGTTGTCCTCCCCGAGTTTTTTCGGCACGCCGAGCTGCCGCATGAGTTTCAGGCCGGCGTCGCTGAACACCTGCCGCGTGAAGGGTTTCAGCGGGCCGGGCAGGTGGTCGATGTGGATGCCGTCGCGCCGCTCCTGCATTTCCTTCTCGGTGAAACGGAAGTAGCGGCGGTAGCGTTCGAAGAACACGCCGCCCTCGATGAGTTCGGTCATGCTCTGCCCGGCGATGGCAGCGACCTGCCCGATGGTGTCCGGGTTCTCGATGAGCACGAAGCGCCACGGCTGGCTGTTGAAATGGCTGGGGGCCGCCTGCGCGACCCGCATCAGCAGGTGCTGGTGCTCGCGGCTGACCGGGTCCGGGCGGAAGGGGCCGTTGGTGGTGCGCCGCGCGAGCATGCCGTCGATCAGGTCCATAGCGGCAGGCTACAGCGCGCGTGACCTACGACCCCCAGACGAGCAGCGCGCCCACCGTGAACGCGGCGGCGCTCAGCAGGGCGCGCTGCCAGTGGTCGGCGCGGCCCGGCCGGGTGCGCGGCATGCTCAGCAGCAGCGCCAGCGCGGGCAGCAGCGCCCACGCGGCCGCCCCGGCCCGCCAGGCCAGCCCCAGGCTGAGCAGCGCCCCGGCGCAGGTCAGGAAGAACAGCGCGTGGTGCGGCCAGCGGGCCGCGTCCCGCCGCCAGCCCAGTTGCAGGCTCAGGCCCAGCGCCAGCAGCGCACTCAGCAGCGCGGCAGTGATCAGCAGGGCGAGGTGGTGCGGGCTCACGCTCCATGCTGGCACGGCGCGCCGCGTGACAGATGCCCTGCCGGGGCGGGTGTACGTTCAGGGCTATGCGTCCCGCTCATCTGCTGCTGCCCCTGCTGCTCCTGACTGCCTGTAAACCCGGCGGGACGGCGCAGGGCGGCGAGGATCTGGTCGCCAGAACCCTGTTCACCGCCACCGGATCGTTCGACGCGCAGGCGGACTCGCGCGAGCGGATCGGGGGTGGGCTGCGCCGCGCCACCTGGACCAGTCGCCCGCCGCTGAACGCCGCCGGGGTGGTCGTGCAGTACGACAGTGACGCGCGGCCCCTGAGCTGGATGCTGGACATCCGGTCGCCGCGGTTCACCGCGCAGGACCTGGCCGGGCCGGACGCGCAGGCCGTGACGACGCCGCAAGGTGCCGCGCTGCACCCGGCGGCAGGCTCCCGGCTGGCCGACACGCTGATCCTGACCACCGCGCAGGGCCTGCGGGTGATCACGCGCGGCTACGCCACGCAGGAGGACGCCGCGCTGCTGCCCGCCTTCCGCCGCTGAGGCCCGGTCCGGACCCGGGGACGGCCCGGCCGGCCGGCGTCAGCGCACGGAGTTCCGGCCCGAGCGTTTGGCGTTGTACATGGCGCTGTCGGCGCGGGCGAACAGGTCCTCGGCGTTGTCCTCCGCGCCGCGCAGGGACCCCACGCCGAAGCTGGCGGTGACGTCCAGTCCGGCGATGGGTTCGCCGGCCACCTCGGCGCGCAGCCGCTCGGCGACGGCCAGCGCGTCGGGGCGGGCCAGACCGGGCAGGATCACCAGGAATTCCTCGCCGCCCCAGCGGCCCACCTGCCCGCCCGAGCCGCCCACGCTGCGGCGCAGGCGCTTGCCGAACGAGCGCAGCACGTCGTCTCCGGCGCCGTGGCCGTGCACGTCGTTCACCCGCTTGAAATGGTCGATGTCGGTCACGATGATGCTCAGCGGGGCGCGGTTTTTCAGGGCCTGCTGGATGCTGCGCTCGAGTTCCTCCTCGGTGGCGCTGCGGCCCAGCACCTCGGTCAGCGCGTCCTTGCGCGCGGCGCGCAGGCGCTCGGTGGTGTACAGGTCCGCGCTGAGGTTCTGCTCGATGAAGGTCACCGTGGAAAAGGCGATCAGGCCGGTGCCGCCCATCACGATCGCGGCAGTCAGCCAGTCCGCGAGGTTGCTGGGCGCGACCGGGCCGTTCATCAGGACGCTGACCAGCATGGTCAGGACGCTCACGACATTGACGCCCGTGCCCAGCCGGGTGCCGAACACCAGGTACGAGACCAGGACGTTCAGGGTCAGCCACAGGGTCAGGTGCATGGGCATGTCGCCCCACGCGACGGCACGCGGAATCTCCAGGATCGCCACGAGCAGGTAGCCCACACTGGTGAGGGCGTAGATGCCCTGCACGTGCCGGGGCTGCCACAGGGTCACGGCGGCCGTCAGGAGGGCCACCGCCGCGGCGATGTTCTTCGGGTTCGCCAGCGCCGCCCACCCCTCGCGCGGAGGATCGACCAGGGCCGTCAGGGCCGCGTAGAGCAGGTACGCGAAGCTGGCGCTGCACACGACCATGACCCGGTTGCGCTGCAGCAGCTGCGGGAGCGGCAGCGGCTTCACTTCAGCGTAACTCCTTGAACGAACGGCGATCTGGCCATGTACTGCCTGGGATTCTGGCACGAAGCGCCGGAACCCGTCGACTCCACATGCTGGGGGCACCCCCGCAGCCCACAAGACGGCGTCCCGTTCCCTGGGCAGGGAACGGGACGCGCGCGCGCCTGGGGTTCAGGCGAGCAGTTCGCCGTCCTTGAAGAACAGGGCCAGTTCGCGCGCGGCGCTCTCGGTGCTGTCACTGCCGTGCGTGACGTTCTCGCCGGTGGTGGTGGCGAAGTCGGCGCGGATGCTGCCGGGGGCGGCGTTGGCGGGGTTGGTCGCGCCCATCATGGCGCGCCAGCCGGCGATGGCGTTCTCGCCTTCCAGGGCGATGGCGACCACGGGCCCGCCGGTGATGAAGTCCACCAGCTCGCCGAAGAAGGGACGCTCCTTGTGCTCGCCGTAGTGCGCTTCGGCGGTCTCGCGGGCGATGACCATCTGCTTGAGGCCCACGACGCGGTAGCCCTTGCGCTGGATGCGGGCGAGGATTTCAGGGGTGAGGCCGCGGCGGACGCCGTCGGGTTTGATCATGGCAAAGGTGCGTTCCATAGCGCCCCCGAGGATAGCAGGCTGGCCCGGGACGGGTGCCGCCTCCACCCCCACCGCCGGGGGCTGCGCACCTGTCCAGACTTGCCTGAAACCCCGTACAATAGGAAAGTGACCCACGATTCTCCCCCTCGCCCATCCGGCGACGCGGCCCGGATTGCGCTGATCGCCTGCGCGGTCGCCGCCCTGGGCATGCTCCTCTTCCCCCTGGCCGCCCTGGGCCGGGGCTTCAGTGCCGACGCCGTCCTGCTTCACCTCACGGGCAGCGTCCTGAACCTCACCTCCAACCAGCAGGCCCCGCTGCCGCCCACCGGGACGGCGCTGGCGCTCGCATGGGCCACCCTGGGCACTCTCCTCGTGACCCTGGCGGGCGCCTGGCAGCGCCAGCGCTGGTTCTGGCTGACGGGCCTGCTCACCTTCGGGCTCGCCACGGCA encodes:
- the ndk gene encoding nucleoside-diphosphate kinase, which encodes MERTFAMIKPDGVRRGLTPEILARIQRKGYRVVGLKQMVIARETAEAHYGEHKERPFFGELVDFITGGPVVAIALEGENAIAGWRAMMGATNPANAAPGSIRADFATTTGENVTHGSDSTESAARELALFFKDGELLA
- a CDS encoding GGDEF domain-containing protein is translated as MKPLPLPQLLQRNRVMVVCSASFAYLLYAALTALVDPPREGWAALANPKNIAAAVALLTAAVTLWQPRHVQGIYALTSVGYLLVAILEIPRAVAWGDMPMHLTLWLTLNVLVSYLVFGTRLGTGVNVVSVLTMLVSVLMNGPVAPSNLADWLTAAIVMGGTGLIAFSTVTFIEQNLSADLYTTERLRAARKDALTEVLGRSATEEELERSIQQALKNRAPLSIIVTDIDHFKRVNDVHGHGAGDDVLRSFGKRLRRSVGGSGGQVGRWGGEEFLVILPGLARPDALAVAERLRAEVAGEPIAGLDVTASFGVGSLRGAEDNAEDLFARADSAMYNAKRSGRNSVR
- a CDS encoding aldo/keto reductase — its product is MTDTTHSSTPSAAPSGTFEIGGDLTVTRLGFGAMRITGDGVWGDHADREGALTTLRRLPELGVNLIDTADSYGPAVSEELIREALHPYDTVVIATKGGLTRTGPNVWIPVGRPEYLKQQAHISRRRLGVDRIDLWQLHRIDPNVPRDEQFGAIRELMDEGVIRHAGLSEVSVEEIEAARAVFPVATVQNLYNLANRKSEDVLDYCEREHIGFIPWFPLAAGNLAREGSVLTEIAARLGATPSQVALAWVLRRSPVMLPIPGTGKVKHLEENVAAARLTLTDEDFRALDEVGRQEWEKQQN
- a CDS encoding type III polyketide synthase encodes the protein MRRMPLTPQLRALVTGTPPHLTPQTQVQEAARTLFPRMAARPQLLDVFTNAMIDTRALARPLEWYLTPRGFGEKNAVFVQEARALTRRLAREALDAAQIEAADVDAVVVVNTSGISAPSLDADLIEHLGINRHAARLPVWGLGCAGGASGLARAADLVRAGYRRILYVAVELCSLTLVHGDETKSNFVGTALFSDGGAAAVLTHPDEPGPAPLAELCGAYSTLIEDSEDIMGWDVVDEGLKVRFSRDIPTLVRGMMQGNVQAALSAHGWCHTQVSTYVVHPGGVKVLSAYEEALNLPAGALDASRHVLRHYGNMSSVTVLFVLQETLRAHPQGRALLSAMGPGFSAEHVLLNFPG
- a CDS encoding nitroreductase family protein, giving the protein MDLIDGMLARRTTNGPFRPDPVSREHQHLLMRVAQAAPSHFNSQPWRFVLIENPDTIGQVAAIAGQSMTELIEGGVFFERYRRYFRFTEKEMQERRDGIHIDHLPGPLKPFTRQVFSDAGLKLMRQLGVPKKLGEDNRKLVAGSPLLLAVLLDKGEYRPGELSGFYSVFGMGAAMENIWNAVGALGMGIQFVSTPMEIPRHWQAIQDLLRVPGDLELMAVYRLGYLPPDQARPSIDWSSRHRKRLEQFVYRDTCEQPERE